A window from Anser cygnoides isolate HZ-2024a breed goose chromosome 1, Taihu_goose_T2T_genome, whole genome shotgun sequence encodes these proteins:
- the LOC106031003 gene encoding uncharacterized protein isoform X1 — MITKITCRLGNCVSTVACRTTQVRRFLHGAYFRIQPSVQEALMEGRPVVALESTIITHGMAYPQSLSMAREVEKIVTTNGAVPATIGILRGQIHVGLTDEELQFLASSKNVVKVSRRDLPYVLSQGLSGGTTVSGTMIAAHKAGICVFVTGGIGGVHRGGENTLDVSADLTELGRTPVAVVSAGVKSILDIGRTLEYLETQGVCVAAFGESREFPAFFSRQSGFKAPYHVQDEEEAAKLIASALGLGLSSGVLIAVPCPQERAASGQVIEEAIQQALGEARSKGITGKELTPFMLQKINELTDGKSLDSNLALIKNNARVGSCIAVALSKLQKATRKGNLPRQEDTTPPQPVVIGGINVDFIAKAQNSVILGGGQTNAGRVRRTFGGVGRNLADCLSRLGLTPLFLSAMGKDEHSESILHYCHHMDMSAILQLERKSTATYCAVITSAGELSVGLGDMDIHHQITEQYVSQFKENLCRAPLVCVDGNVPLSTIQYICQLAREHQLAVCYEPTDENKASKPFLSDSWKALTYISPNLQELRAINRTLGNPLPAELPSRLEDVIKTAMALARPLLAHLCCVVVTLGAHGVLLCGKSLGGSISLHPAAHEQPAAASLCATHYPAIHISREEIVNVSGAGDSLMAGILAGMLANHDTDTCVRMGLLAASLSLRSYEPISPEISTATVSWQQVQGKTWPAAKVWKMD; from the exons ATGATTACGAAGATAACCTGTAGATTGGGAAACTGTGTGTCCACTGTGGCATGTAGGACCACCCAGGTGAGAAGATTTCTGCATG GTGCTTATTTCAGGATTCAGCCCTCCGTACAGGAAGCCCTGATGGAGGGGAGACCAGTTGTAGCCTTGGAAAGCACCATCATTACACATGGCATGGCCTACCCTCAGAGTCTAAG CATGGCCAGAGAGGTAGAAAAAATTGTAACAACAAATGGAGCAGTTCCAGCCACTATAGGTATTTTAAGGGGTCAAATCCACGTGGGACTCACAGATGAGGAACTTCAGTTCTTGGCAAGCAGTAAAAACGTAGTTAAAGTGTCTCGGAGAGATCTTCCTTATGTCCTCAGCCAG GGCTTGTCTGGTGGCACGACCGTGTCCGGAACAATGATTGCAGCACACAAGGCAGGAATTTGTGTGTTTGTGACAGGAGGCATCGGAGGCGTCCATCGGGGAGGAGAGAACA CTCTGGATGTGAGTGCTGACTTGACAGAGCTAGGACGAACTCCAGTTGCTGTTGTATCTGCAGGAGTCAAGTCTATCCTTGATATTGGCAGGACACTGGAATATCTG gaaacCCAGGGAGTCTGTGTGGCTGCCTTTGGGGAGTCGAGGGAGTTCCCAGCCTTCTTCTCACGCCAGAGTGGCTTCAAGGCACCATATCACGTCCAGGATGAAGAGGAGGCAGCTAAACTCATCG CCAGCGCTCTGGGGCTAGGCCTGAGCAGCGGGGTGCTGATAGCAGtgccctgtccccaggagcGAGCTGCCTCAGGCCAGGTTATCGAAGAAGCCATCCAGCAAGCTCTCGGCGAAGCCAG GTCCAAAGGGATTACAGGCAAAGAACTGACCCCTTTTATGTTACAGAAGATCAATGAATTAACTGACGGGAAATCACTGGACTCAA ACCTTGCTCTGATCAAGAACAATGCCAGAGTGGGCAGCTGCATTGCAGTGGCCCTGAGCAAGCTGCAGAAAGCCACAAGGAAGGGGAACCTGCCTCGGCAAGAGGACACAACCCCACCTCAGCCA GTGGTGATTGGAGGTATCAACGTTGACTTTATAGCCAAGGCGCAGAACTCTGTCATTCTG GGTGGTGGGCAAACGAACGCTGGAAGAGTGAGAAGAACTTTCGGCGGCGTTGGAAGAAACTTGGCAG aCTGCTTAAGCCGCCTCGGGCTGACTCCTCTCTTTCTGTCTGCCATGGGGAAGGACGAACACTCAGAGTCCATCCTGCACTACTGTCACCACATG GACATGAGTGCcatcctgcagctggagaggaaGAGCACAGCCACTTACTGTGCTGTGATCACcagtgctggggagctgagCGTTGGCTTGGGAGATATGGACATCCACCACCAGATAACAGAGCAATAC GTGTCCCAGTTCAAGGAGAACCTGTGCCGGGCCCCGCTAGTCTGCGTTGATGGAAACGTGCCTCTGTCCACTATTCAGTACATCTGCCAACTAGCTAGGGAGCATCAGCTAGCAG TGTGCTATGAGCCAACAGATGAGAACAAGGCCTCTAAGCCATTCCTCTCAGACAGCTGGAAAGCACTCACGTACATTTCCCCCAACCTCCAAGAGCTAAGAGCAATAAATCGGACCCTTGGGAACCCTCTGCCAGCAG AGCTGCCGTCCAGGTTGGAGGACGTTATCAAGACGGCCATGGCCTTGGCCCGCCCTTTGCTGGCCCACCTGTGCTGCGTGGTGGTGACCCTGGGCGCTCACGGCGTCCTTCTCTGTGGCAAGAGCCTGGGAGGGAGCATCTCGCTTCATCCAGCAGCTCACGAGCAG CCTGCTGCCGCCAGCCTCTGTGCCACCCACTACCCCGCCATCCACATCAGCAGGGAGGAGATAGTCAATGTCTCAGGAGCTGGTGACAG CTTAATGGCAGGAATCCTTGCAGGGATGCTCGCTAACCACGACACAGACACCTGTGTCCGGATGGGTCTGCTGGCTGCGAGCTTGTCCCTCCGCTCCTACGAGCCCATTTCTCCAGAAATCAGCACTGCCACAGTCAGCTGGCAACAAGTCCAGGGCAAGACCTGGCCAGCGGCGAAGGTATGGAAGATGGACTAG
- the LOC106031003 gene encoding uncharacterized protein isoform X2, whose protein sequence is MEGRPVVALESTIITHGMAYPQSLSMAREVEKIVTTNGAVPATIGILRGQIHVGLTDEELQFLASSKNVVKVSRRDLPYVLSQGLSGGTTVSGTMIAAHKAGICVFVTGGIGGVHRGGENTACLLTALDVSADLTELGRTPVAVVSAGVKSILDIGRTLEYLETQGVCVAAFGESREFPAFFSRQSGFKAPYHVQDEEEAAKLIASALGLGLSSGVLIAVPCPQERAASGQVIEEAIQQALGEARSKGITGKELTPFMLQKINELTDGKSLDSNLALIKNNARVGSCIAVALSKLQKATRKGNLPRQEDTTPPQPVVIGGINVDFIAKAQNSVILGGGQTNAGRVRRTFGGVGRNLADCLSRLGLTPLFLSAMGKDEHSESILHYCHHMDMSAILQLERKSTATYCAVITSAGELSVGLGDMDIHHQITEQYVSQFKENLCRAPLVCVDGNVPLSTIQYICQLAREHQLAVCYEPTDENKASKPFLSDSWKALTYISPNLQELRAINRTLGNPLPAELPSRLEDVIKTAMALARPLLAHLCCVVVTLGAHGVLLCGKSLGGSISLHPAAHEQPAAASLCATHYPAIHISREEIVNVSGAGDSLMAGILAGMLANHDTDTCVRMGLLAASLSLRSYEPISPEISTATVSWQQVQGKTWPAAKVWKMD, encoded by the exons ATGGAGGGGAGACCAGTTGTAGCCTTGGAAAGCACCATCATTACACATGGCATGGCCTACCCTCAGAGTCTAAG CATGGCCAGAGAGGTAGAAAAAATTGTAACAACAAATGGAGCAGTTCCAGCCACTATAGGTATTTTAAGGGGTCAAATCCACGTGGGACTCACAGATGAGGAACTTCAGTTCTTGGCAAGCAGTAAAAACGTAGTTAAAGTGTCTCGGAGAGATCTTCCTTATGTCCTCAGCCAG GGCTTGTCTGGTGGCACGACCGTGTCCGGAACAATGATTGCAGCACACAAGGCAGGAATTTGTGTGTTTGTGACAGGAGGCATCGGAGGCGTCCATCGGGGAGGAGAGAACA CTGCTTGTCTCTTGACAGCTCTGGATGTGAGTGCTGACTTGACAGAGCTAGGACGAACTCCAGTTGCTGTTGTATCTGCAGGAGTCAAGTCTATCCTTGATATTGGCAGGACACTGGAATATCTG gaaacCCAGGGAGTCTGTGTGGCTGCCTTTGGGGAGTCGAGGGAGTTCCCAGCCTTCTTCTCACGCCAGAGTGGCTTCAAGGCACCATATCACGTCCAGGATGAAGAGGAGGCAGCTAAACTCATCG CCAGCGCTCTGGGGCTAGGCCTGAGCAGCGGGGTGCTGATAGCAGtgccctgtccccaggagcGAGCTGCCTCAGGCCAGGTTATCGAAGAAGCCATCCAGCAAGCTCTCGGCGAAGCCAG GTCCAAAGGGATTACAGGCAAAGAACTGACCCCTTTTATGTTACAGAAGATCAATGAATTAACTGACGGGAAATCACTGGACTCAA ACCTTGCTCTGATCAAGAACAATGCCAGAGTGGGCAGCTGCATTGCAGTGGCCCTGAGCAAGCTGCAGAAAGCCACAAGGAAGGGGAACCTGCCTCGGCAAGAGGACACAACCCCACCTCAGCCA GTGGTGATTGGAGGTATCAACGTTGACTTTATAGCCAAGGCGCAGAACTCTGTCATTCTG GGTGGTGGGCAAACGAACGCTGGAAGAGTGAGAAGAACTTTCGGCGGCGTTGGAAGAAACTTGGCAG aCTGCTTAAGCCGCCTCGGGCTGACTCCTCTCTTTCTGTCTGCCATGGGGAAGGACGAACACTCAGAGTCCATCCTGCACTACTGTCACCACATG GACATGAGTGCcatcctgcagctggagaggaaGAGCACAGCCACTTACTGTGCTGTGATCACcagtgctggggagctgagCGTTGGCTTGGGAGATATGGACATCCACCACCAGATAACAGAGCAATAC GTGTCCCAGTTCAAGGAGAACCTGTGCCGGGCCCCGCTAGTCTGCGTTGATGGAAACGTGCCTCTGTCCACTATTCAGTACATCTGCCAACTAGCTAGGGAGCATCAGCTAGCAG TGTGCTATGAGCCAACAGATGAGAACAAGGCCTCTAAGCCATTCCTCTCAGACAGCTGGAAAGCACTCACGTACATTTCCCCCAACCTCCAAGAGCTAAGAGCAATAAATCGGACCCTTGGGAACCCTCTGCCAGCAG AGCTGCCGTCCAGGTTGGAGGACGTTATCAAGACGGCCATGGCCTTGGCCCGCCCTTTGCTGGCCCACCTGTGCTGCGTGGTGGTGACCCTGGGCGCTCACGGCGTCCTTCTCTGTGGCAAGAGCCTGGGAGGGAGCATCTCGCTTCATCCAGCAGCTCACGAGCAG CCTGCTGCCGCCAGCCTCTGTGCCACCCACTACCCCGCCATCCACATCAGCAGGGAGGAGATAGTCAATGTCTCAGGAGCTGGTGACAG CTTAATGGCAGGAATCCTTGCAGGGATGCTCGCTAACCACGACACAGACACCTGTGTCCGGATGGGTCTGCTGGCTGCGAGCTTGTCCCTCCGCTCCTACGAGCCCATTTCTCCAGAAATCAGCACTGCCACAGTCAGCTGGCAACAAGTCCAGGGCAAGACCTGGCCAGCGGCGAAGGTATGGAAGATGGACTAG
- the LOC106031003 gene encoding uncharacterized protein isoform X3 yields the protein MVAKAGPGIPGRYGFLRGQIRSAWCTTLSQTTAACLLTALDVSADLTELGRTPVAVVSAGVKSILDIGRTLEYLETQGVCVAAFGESREFPAFFSRQSGFKAPYHVQDEEEAAKLIASALGLGLSSGVLIAVPCPQERAASGQVIEEAIQQALGEARSKGITGKELTPFMLQKINELTDGKSLDSNLALIKNNARVGSCIAVALSKLQKATRKGNLPRQEDTTPPQPVVIGGINVDFIAKAQNSVILGGGQTNAGRVRRTFGGVGRNLADCLSRLGLTPLFLSAMGKDEHSESILHYCHHMDMSAILQLERKSTATYCAVITSAGELSVGLGDMDIHHQITEQYVSQFKENLCRAPLVCVDGNVPLSTIQYICQLAREHQLAVCYEPTDENKASKPFLSDSWKALTYISPNLQELRAINRTLGNPLPAELPSRLEDVIKTAMALARPLLAHLCCVVVTLGAHGVLLCGKSLGGSISLHPAAHEQPAAASLCATHYPAIHISREEIVNVSGAGDSLMAGILAGMLANHDTDTCVRMGLLAASLSLRSYEPISPEISTATVSWQQVQGKTWPAAKVWKMD from the exons ATGGTTGCAAAAGCAGGCCCTGGCATCCCAGGCAGATATGGCTTTTTAAGAGGGCAGATAAGGTCAGCTTGGTGTACAACGCTATCACAAACAACAGCTGCTTGTCTCTTGACAGCTCTGGATGTGAGTGCTGACTTGACAGAGCTAGGACGAACTCCAGTTGCTGTTGTATCTGCAGGAGTCAAGTCTATCCTTGATATTGGCAGGACACTGGAATATCTG gaaacCCAGGGAGTCTGTGTGGCTGCCTTTGGGGAGTCGAGGGAGTTCCCAGCCTTCTTCTCACGCCAGAGTGGCTTCAAGGCACCATATCACGTCCAGGATGAAGAGGAGGCAGCTAAACTCATCG CCAGCGCTCTGGGGCTAGGCCTGAGCAGCGGGGTGCTGATAGCAGtgccctgtccccaggagcGAGCTGCCTCAGGCCAGGTTATCGAAGAAGCCATCCAGCAAGCTCTCGGCGAAGCCAG GTCCAAAGGGATTACAGGCAAAGAACTGACCCCTTTTATGTTACAGAAGATCAATGAATTAACTGACGGGAAATCACTGGACTCAA ACCTTGCTCTGATCAAGAACAATGCCAGAGTGGGCAGCTGCATTGCAGTGGCCCTGAGCAAGCTGCAGAAAGCCACAAGGAAGGGGAACCTGCCTCGGCAAGAGGACACAACCCCACCTCAGCCA GTGGTGATTGGAGGTATCAACGTTGACTTTATAGCCAAGGCGCAGAACTCTGTCATTCTG GGTGGTGGGCAAACGAACGCTGGAAGAGTGAGAAGAACTTTCGGCGGCGTTGGAAGAAACTTGGCAG aCTGCTTAAGCCGCCTCGGGCTGACTCCTCTCTTTCTGTCTGCCATGGGGAAGGACGAACACTCAGAGTCCATCCTGCACTACTGTCACCACATG GACATGAGTGCcatcctgcagctggagaggaaGAGCACAGCCACTTACTGTGCTGTGATCACcagtgctggggagctgagCGTTGGCTTGGGAGATATGGACATCCACCACCAGATAACAGAGCAATAC GTGTCCCAGTTCAAGGAGAACCTGTGCCGGGCCCCGCTAGTCTGCGTTGATGGAAACGTGCCTCTGTCCACTATTCAGTACATCTGCCAACTAGCTAGGGAGCATCAGCTAGCAG TGTGCTATGAGCCAACAGATGAGAACAAGGCCTCTAAGCCATTCCTCTCAGACAGCTGGAAAGCACTCACGTACATTTCCCCCAACCTCCAAGAGCTAAGAGCAATAAATCGGACCCTTGGGAACCCTCTGCCAGCAG AGCTGCCGTCCAGGTTGGAGGACGTTATCAAGACGGCCATGGCCTTGGCCCGCCCTTTGCTGGCCCACCTGTGCTGCGTGGTGGTGACCCTGGGCGCTCACGGCGTCCTTCTCTGTGGCAAGAGCCTGGGAGGGAGCATCTCGCTTCATCCAGCAGCTCACGAGCAG CCTGCTGCCGCCAGCCTCTGTGCCACCCACTACCCCGCCATCCACATCAGCAGGGAGGAGATAGTCAATGTCTCAGGAGCTGGTGACAG CTTAATGGCAGGAATCCTTGCAGGGATGCTCGCTAACCACGACACAGACACCTGTGTCCGGATGGGTCTGCTGGCTGCGAGCTTGTCCCTCCGCTCCTACGAGCCCATTTCTCCAGAAATCAGCACTGCCACAGTCAGCTGGCAACAAGTCCAGGGCAAGACCTGGCCAGCGGCGAAGGTATGGAAGATGGACTAG